In one Candidatus Bathyarchaeota archaeon genomic region, the following are encoded:
- the dapA gene encoding 4-hydroxy-tetrahydrodipicolinate synthase, whose protein sequence is MRWKVKGVIPAMVTPFTKNGKVDFEGLRKLTNWLIACEVDGLFPLGSIGEGPKLNREERRKVLEAVLNEAKGSIPVIPGTGGITTRDAIIYTKDAKNLGAHAAVIHPPWYFHPSPKALLNHYKAIAEAVDFPIILYNLPSFVGYSIPIEVVIEAAKIDNIMGIKDSSANMLYYQTLLNQAPKDFDVIQGYGSLFLPSLILGGKTTLCGEANIAAKILVEIYKSYLKGDFDKARELHFKLVALSPVISYGTFPVSIKEAMNMLDLPGGYTLPPAESLNKQEKTKLRETLKKAGLMPERKPYE, encoded by the coding sequence ATGAGGTGGAAGGTTAAAGGAGTTATTCCTGCGATGGTTACGCCTTTTACTAAAAATGGAAAGGTAGATTTTGAAGGATTAAGAAAGCTTACCAATTGGCTTATAGCATGTGAAGTGGATGGCCTTTTTCCTTTAGGAAGCATAGGAGAAGGACCAAAGCTTAATAGAGAGGAAAGAAGAAAAGTATTAGAAGCGGTTTTAAATGAAGCGAAAGGCAGTATTCCAGTTATACCTGGAACTGGGGGAATAACTACAAGAGATGCTATAATCTATACTAAAGATGCAAAGAATTTGGGAGCACATGCAGCTGTTATTCATCCGCCCTGGTATTTTCATCCAAGCCCTAAAGCTTTATTAAACCATTATAAGGCTATAGCTGAGGCGGTAGATTTTCCTATAATCCTTTACAATCTTCCATCCTTTGTAGGTTATTCTATCCCTATTGAAGTTGTAATTGAAGCAGCAAAAATTGATAACATTATGGGAATAAAAGATAGCAGCGCTAATATGCTTTATTATCAAACGCTTTTAAATCAAGCTCCAAAGGATTTTGATGTAATTCAAGGCTATGGCTCCCTCTTTCTTCCAAGCCTTATTTTAGGCGGGAAAACAACTTTATGTGGAGAAGCAAATATAGCAGCTAAAATCTTAGTTGAAATATATAAAAGTTATTTAAAAGGGGATTTTGATAAAGCTAGAGAATTGCATTTTAAATTGGTTGCTTTATCACCAGTAATTAGTTATGGAACTTTCCCTGTTTCCATTAAGGAAGCTATGAATATGCTTGATTTACCTGGTGGTTACACGCTACCACCTGCAGAGTCCTTAAACAAACAAGAAAAAACAAAATTAAGGGAAACTCTCAAAAAAGCTGGATTAATGCCTGAAAGGAAGCCTTATGAATAG
- a CDS encoding adenine nucleotide alpha hydrolase family protein has protein sequence MRLCYACSKEPAEIFIDYSRRWLCINCFLNYYERKVKRTIEAYRMIKPNEKVGVAVSGGKDSTTLLYMLKKLYPSLNLMAIHLNLGVKEYSNHCNEVLRSFIKKLNVPLIEFNLIEQLGFSIHNFEKTRHGRKICSICGTIKRYLLNKIAYENKLDKLATGHNLDDIVEVIFNCYIQGDAVQLSRVNPVLPGNHPKLIARIKPLCMITEMEDLLYASYAELPFRSLSCPLSKGNRSLKNKRFINTVIMKETPTFKHMLFKSYVKRIAPYLKLPPEKIFECEICGMPTSKNKCAFCRLTKIIKPLQQ, from the coding sequence ATGCGTTTATGCTACGCATGCTCAAAGGAACCTGCAGAAATATTTATAGATTACTCGAGAAGATGGCTTTGCATAAATTGCTTTTTAAACTATTATGAAAGAAAAGTTAAAAGAACCATTGAAGCCTATAGAATGATTAAGCCTAATGAAAAGGTTGGTGTAGCAGTTTCAGGAGGAAAAGATAGCACAACGCTTCTTTATATGCTTAAAAAGCTTTATCCATCATTAAATTTAATGGCGATCCACTTAAATTTGGGCGTTAAGGAATATTCAAATCATTGCAATGAAGTTTTACGAAGCTTCATTAAAAAACTTAATGTTCCATTAATAGAGTTTAATTTAATTGAGCAACTTGGTTTTTCAATTCATAACTTTGAAAAAACAAGGCATGGAAGAAAAATATGCTCTATTTGCGGAACAATAAAGCGTTACTTGCTGAATAAAATTGCTTATGAAAATAAGCTGGATAAATTAGCTACAGGCCATAATTTAGATGATATAGTAGAAGTTATTTTTAATTGTTATATTCAAGGAGATGCTGTTCAATTATCTAGAGTTAACCCTGTGCTTCCAGGAAATCACCCGAAACTTATTGCTAGAATAAAACCTTTATGCATGATAACTGAAATGGAAGATTTGCTTTACGCTTCTTATGCTGAGCTCCCCTTTAGAAGCCTCTCATGTCCATTATCGAAGGGAAATAGAAGCCTAAAAAACAAGAGGTTTATTAACACAGTTATAATGAAGGAAACGCCAACTTTTAAGCATATGCTTTTTAAATCATATGTTAAAAGAATAGCTCCCTACCTTAAGCTTCCTCCTGAAAAAATTTTTGAGTGCGAAATCTGCGGTATGCCAACCTCAAAAAATAAATGCGCATTTTGCAGGTTAACAAAAATAATTAAACCATTGCAACAATAA
- a CDS encoding pyruvoyl-dependent arginine decarboxylase, which produces MIPKEFFVTCGKAVSKVSQLNAFDLALVKAGIAQCNLVNVSSILPPKCKETKRRKIPIGAITHAVLARMDGNEGETIGAGVAWAWKKDGEYGLVAEAHGYMDRKALLEILEWKINEMAQNRGIELTKIKHKIDVLWIPMDHYGSVISALVYVPMKENKRI; this is translated from the coding sequence ATGATTCCTAAAGAATTTTTTGTTACTTGCGGGAAAGCTGTAAGCAAAGTTTCTCAACTTAATGCATTTGATTTAGCTTTAGTTAAAGCTGGAATAGCTCAATGCAATTTAGTAAACGTCTCATCCATTCTTCCTCCTAAATGCAAAGAAACTAAAAGAAGAAAAATTCCTATAGGAGCGATTACCCACGCCGTTTTAGCTAGAATGGATGGTAATGAGGGAGAAACTATTGGTGCTGGTGTAGCTTGGGCTTGGAAAAAAGATGGGGAATACGGATTGGTGGCTGAAGCTCATGGATATATGGATCGAAAAGCTTTACTAGAAATTTTAGAGTGGAAAATAAATGAAATGGCTCAAAATCGAGGAATTGAATTAACTAAAATTAAGCATAAAATAGATGTTTTATGGATTCCTATGGATCATTATGGATCTGTTATAAGCGCTTTAGTTTATGTTCCAATGAAAGAAAACAAGCGAATTTAA
- a CDS encoding flippase-like domain-containing protein — protein sequence MNLNKKLALMIQLIFGVLIILALVWYINAKNLFFVLSKANYVFLSLALLAYFLMNLIFAYRIKYVIRSLGRNLSFFKALMAQYGGMLASDFTPARSGYLTVPLILNADGVPIEAGFSCILGCQSIEFLIKMIGGLMAAFYLASKVYLAKELLALSILGIALMFLGGLAIALSMWSKRLYGVIKAFSCKPLIGKIISYLLSKTLSFQSEAEKFKSAIPIVAVLTLISWIIKGLEWFFIGLALSIKQLSFLDFFLLHPLITALSFVPLTPSGLGFQEGAAVGILYLLGFSMDSALAFAILARFLLILEDVLGVFPLTKVGAKIFESSKKY from the coding sequence TTGAATCTTAATAAAAAACTGGCTTTAATGATTCAATTGATTTTTGGAGTTTTAATCATTCTTGCTTTAGTTTGGTATATTAATGCAAAGAATTTATTTTTTGTGTTAAGTAAGGCAAATTATGTTTTTTTAAGTTTAGCCTTGCTCGCCTACTTCTTAATGAACTTGATTTTTGCTTATAGAATTAAATATGTTATTCGTAGCTTAGGAAGGAATCTAAGCTTCTTTAAGGCTTTAATGGCTCAATATGGCGGCATGCTTGCAAGCGATTTTACCCCCGCAAGATCAGGATACTTAACGGTTCCATTAATTCTTAATGCGGATGGAGTCCCTATAGAAGCGGGGTTTTCCTGTATTTTAGGATGTCAATCCATAGAGTTTTTGATTAAAATGATTGGAGGGTTGATGGCGGCTTTCTATTTGGCTTCTAAAGTGTATTTAGCTAAGGAGCTTTTAGCCTTATCTATTTTAGGCATAGCGTTAATGTTTCTTGGAGGGTTAGCTATAGCTTTAAGCATGTGGTCAAAAAGGCTTTATGGCGTAATAAAGGCTTTTAGCTGTAAACCTTTAATTGGAAAAATAATTTCGTATTTGTTAAGTAAAACTTTAAGCTTTCAATCTGAAGCTGAAAAATTTAAATCTGCAATTCCAATCGTAGCTGTTTTAACTTTAATTTCATGGATTATTAAAGGCCTTGAGTGGTTTTTCATAGGATTAGCCTTAAGCATAAAGCAGCTTAGCTTCTTAGATTTTTTTCTTCTTCACCCATTAATAACAGCCCTCTCTTTTGTTCCTTTAACACCTTCAGGTTTAGGTTTTCAAGAAGGAGCAGCTGTAGGCATTCTTTATTTGCTTGGATTCTCAATGGATTCAGCTTTAGCTTTCGCTATTCTCGCTAGATTCTTGTTAATTTTAGAGGATGTTTTAGGAGTTTTTCCATTAACTAAAGTTGGAGCAAAAATTTTTGAATCCTCAAAAAAATATTGA
- a CDS encoding 2-isopropylmalate synthase → MAWRLLIERECALPERVKFLDTTLRDGEQTPGVALLPEEKLQIARQLDALSVDYIEAGFPATSEGEKEAVKAIANGGLKAEIVGLARAVKQDIDLAISCDVDAIHTFIATSEIHMKKKLNMNREEVLSKAVKAVEYAKSFGVKVEFSAEDATRSDLNFLIKVYKAVVEAGADRIDIPDTVGVAIPKGMYNLVKAIKAQVKVPIALHCHNDMGLAVANSLAGVEAGAEEIHVTINGLGERAGNASLEEVALSLHALYGIKTNLNLKEIYKTSILVSKLTGISIPINKPIVGDNAFAHESGIHTAGIVSSPDTYEPLPPEIVGRERRIVAGKHAGKHGIEAMLEELGFELTKEQLMEVVFRVKQLGDKGRLVTEADLKNIAEAISGSLTPSKRKINLEDLLVVTGNKVTPTATVRLTINGREYKNSEYGVGPIDAVLKAIQGIVSDVMNFKLVEFRLEATSGGSDALANVMVKVMDKAGRMVSGRGVREDIVMAGVEAIINAANRLIRLYEKH, encoded by the coding sequence TTGGCTTGGAGGCTTCTTATAGAGAGAGAGTGCGCTCTTCCGGAGAGAGTTAAGTTTCTTGATACTACTTTAAGGGATGGAGAGCAAACTCCAGGTGTTGCGCTTTTACCTGAAGAAAAGCTTCAAATAGCTAGACAGCTTGATGCTTTAAGCGTAGACTATATAGAAGCTGGTTTTCCAGCAACTTCTGAGGGCGAAAAGGAAGCTGTAAAAGCGATAGCTAATGGCGGTCTTAAAGCTGAAATTGTCGGTTTAGCTAGAGCTGTTAAGCAAGATATAGATTTAGCTATTTCATGCGATGTAGATGCGATTCACACTTTTATAGCCACATCTGAAATTCATATGAAAAAGAAATTAAATATGAATAGAGAAGAGGTTTTATCTAAAGCTGTTAAAGCTGTGGAGTACGCTAAAAGCTTCGGCGTGAAAGTCGAGTTTTCAGCTGAAGATGCTACTAGAAGCGATTTAAATTTTTTAATTAAAGTTTATAAAGCTGTTGTTGAAGCTGGAGCTGATAGAATTGACATACCTGATACTGTTGGTGTAGCAATCCCAAAGGGAATGTATAATTTAGTTAAAGCTATTAAAGCTCAAGTTAAGGTTCCTATAGCTTTGCATTGTCATAATGATATGGGTTTAGCTGTTGCCAACTCACTAGCTGGAGTTGAAGCTGGAGCTGAAGAAATTCATGTAACAATAAATGGTTTAGGTGAAAGAGCTGGAAACGCAAGTTTAGAAGAGGTTGCTTTAAGCCTTCACGCACTTTACGGCATTAAAACAAACTTAAATTTAAAAGAAATTTATAAAACTTCAATTTTAGTTTCAAAGCTTACTGGAATTTCAATACCTATAAATAAACCTATAGTTGGCGATAATGCTTTTGCTCATGAAAGTGGAATTCATACAGCTGGAATAGTTTCATCCCCAGATACATATGAACCTCTTCCACCAGAAATAGTTGGTAGAGAAAGGAGAATTGTAGCTGGAAAACATGCTGGAAAACATGGAATTGAAGCTATGCTCGAAGAATTAGGCTTTGAGTTAACTAAAGAACAGCTTATGGAAGTTGTTTTTAGAGTTAAACAGCTTGGAGATAAAGGAAGATTAGTTACAGAAGCGGATTTAAAAAATATAGCTGAAGCCATATCTGGAAGCTTAACTCCAAGCAAAAGAAAAATAAACCTTGAAGATTTGCTTGTAGTTACAGGAAATAAAGTTACACCTACAGCCACCGTTAGGCTTACCATAAATGGTAGAGAATATAAAAATTCAGAGTATGGTGTTGGACCAATAGACGCTGTTTTAAAAGCTATTCAAGGAATTGTAAGCGACGTAATGAATTTTAAACTTGTTGAATTTAGGCTTGAAGCTACATCCGGTGGAAGCGACGCTTTAGCTAACGTTATGGTTAAAGTCATGGATAAAGCTGGAAGAATGGTTAGCGGAAGAGGTGTTAGAGAAGACATAGTGATGGCTGGCGTTGAAGCTATAATTAACGCAGCTAACCGGCTTATTAGATTATACGAGAAACATTAA
- a CDS encoding lysine biosynthesis protein LysW, with protein sequence MKCPDCGADIDVPDDVMVNEIIACPDCGLELEITKIEGDKLSYQRVVVEKEDWGE encoded by the coding sequence ATTAAATGCCCAGATTGCGGAGCAGATATAGATGTTCCAGATGACGTTATGGTAAATGAGATTATAGCTTGTCCAGATTGCGGTTTAGAGCTTGAAATAACAAAAATTGAAGGCGATAAATTAAGCTATCAAAGGGTTGTAGTAGAGAAGGAGGATTGGGGTGAATAA
- the lysX gene encoding lysine biosynthesis protein LysX yields MVCDHIRLDEKLIIEAAKKMDVPLNIYNADELFLGVNEEPSFEPVILQRSISYFRNLHITALLEKMGIQVVNSFHSALICGNKALSSLTLSKAGVPTPKTFIAFSKEGALKALEKLGYPAILKPVIGSWGRLIALLKDSESAKAILESREYMFPIYQIFYLQEMIKKPNRDIRCFVIGDQAVAAIYRYSPPGEFKTNVYIGGEAEACKITCELEELSVKAAKAVGGGIFGVDLMESPEGLIVHEVNYATEFKKTVEVSKVDIPKLIIEYLIEKLKR; encoded by the coding sequence ATGGTTTGCGATCATATTAGGCTTGATGAAAAATTAATTATTGAAGCTGCTAAAAAAATGGATGTTCCGCTTAATATTTATAATGCAGATGAACTTTTTTTAGGGGTTAATGAAGAACCAAGCTTTGAACCTGTAATTCTTCAAAGAAGCATAAGCTACTTTAGAAACCTTCATATAACTGCTCTGCTTGAAAAAATGGGCATTCAAGTAGTAAACTCTTTTCATTCAGCTTTAATTTGCGGGAATAAAGCTTTATCTTCTTTAACTCTTTCTAAAGCAGGTGTTCCAACTCCAAAAACTTTTATAGCTTTTTCTAAAGAAGGTGCATTAAAAGCTTTAGAGAAGCTTGGTTACCCCGCGATTCTAAAGCCTGTTATTGGAAGCTGGGGCAGGCTTATAGCGCTTTTAAAAGATTCTGAATCTGCTAAAGCCATTCTTGAATCTAGAGAATATATGTTTCCAATCTACCAAATATTCTATCTTCAAGAAATGATTAAAAAACCAAATAGAGATATAAGATGTTTTGTTATAGGAGATCAAGCTGTAGCCGCTATCTATAGATATTCTCCTCCAGGAGAATTTAAAACCAATGTTTATATTGGTGGAGAAGCTGAAGCTTGCAAAATAACATGTGAACTTGAAGAGTTAAGCGTTAAAGCTGCTAAAGCTGTTGGAGGAGGAATATTTGGAGTAGACTTAATGGAAAGCCCTGAAGGCTTAATTGTTCATGAAGTAAATTATGCAACTGAATTTAAAAAAACAGTTGAAGTATCTAAAGTTGATATTCCAAAATTAATTATAGAATATTTAATTGAAAAATTGAAAAGGTGA
- a CDS encoding N-acetyl-gamma-glutamyl-phosphate reductase: protein MKIGVVGGAGYVGGELLRILLNHPKAEIQTVTSRQHAGKYVFKAHPNLRGLTQLKFSPLNEEILSKECDIVFLAVPHGSSMKLTPKLLNQGLKVIDLSADYRLKNPEDYQAWYNWKHENPELLKEAVYGLPELYRELIKNAKLIACPGCMASASILGLAPLIKNEVVEFNRIVIDVKIGSSGAGNQPTLASHHPERFGGVRPYKPVSHRHIAEIEQELSILSGKKVNVAFTPHAVNMVRGILATIHCFLTKSLLIPDIWRIYREFYKNEPFIRFVKDREGLYNLPNPKTLNGVNICDLGFELDERIGRIIVFSAIDNLVKGAAGQAVQCFNIMIGIDEKTGLEALSIHPV, encoded by the coding sequence TTGAAGATTGGCGTAGTTGGAGGAGCAGGATACGTTGGAGGAGAGCTTTTAAGAATTTTGTTAAATCATCCAAAAGCTGAAATTCAAACTGTCACATCTAGGCAGCACGCTGGAAAATATGTTTTTAAAGCGCATCCTAATCTTCGAGGTTTAACTCAACTTAAATTTTCTCCTTTAAACGAGGAAATATTAAGTAAAGAATGCGATATAGTTTTTTTAGCTGTTCCTCACGGGAGCTCAATGAAGTTAACTCCTAAACTTTTAAATCAAGGCTTAAAAGTTATTGATTTAAGCGCTGATTACAGGCTTAAAAACCCTGAAGACTACCAAGCTTGGTATAATTGGAAACATGAAAACCCAGAGTTGTTAAAGGAAGCTGTATATGGATTACCTGAGCTTTATAGAGAGCTTATAAAAAATGCTAAGCTGATCGCTTGTCCAGGTTGCATGGCTTCAGCTTCAATCTTAGGGTTAGCACCTTTAATTAAAAATGAAGTTGTAGAATTTAATAGAATAGTTATAGATGTTAAAATCGGCTCTTCAGGGGCTGGAAATCAACCAACATTAGCTTCTCATCATCCTGAAAGATTTGGAGGCGTTAGACCATATAAACCTGTAAGTCACAGGCATATAGCTGAAATAGAGCAAGAGCTTTCAATTTTATCTGGAAAAAAAGTTAATGTAGCTTTTACGCCTCATGCAGTAAACATGGTTAGAGGAATTTTAGCTACAATCCATTGTTTTTTAACAAAATCTCTTTTAATACCTGATATATGGCGGATTTACCGAGAATTCTATAAAAATGAACCTTTTATACGCTTTGTTAAAGATAGAGAAGGTTTATATAATTTACCTAACCCGAAGACCCTTAATGGAGTAAACATATGCGATTTAGGCTTTGAATTAGATGAAAGAATTGGAAGAATCATAGTTTTCTCCGCTATTGACAACTTGGTTAAAGGTGCAGCTGGTCAAGCTGTTCAATGCTTTAACATTATGATTGGTATAGATGAAAAAACTGGGCTTGAAGCTTTAAGCATACACCCAGTTTAA
- a CDS encoding [LysW]-aminoadipate/[LysW]-glutamate kinase has product MIVVKLGGSVLEAGLPENFIKDLKNCLSNDKFALVHGGGKIVNDVAEKMGKQQKFIVSPEGFRSRYTDKETMEIFMMVMAGRINKEITLTLLKAGVKAVGLSGVDGALIKAERKKRLIQIDERGRKRVIDGGYTGKITEVDAVLLKSLINIGYTPVIAPIALSEEYEALNIDGDRAAAYIAGGLEADLLILFTDVSGVMINGKIIQKLTLSEAEETLTKVGHGMITKIFAATEALKKGVKKVIIGSGIIETPISSALKGLGTIIVK; this is encoded by the coding sequence TTGATTGTTGTTAAGCTTGGTGGAAGCGTTTTAGAAGCAGGTCTTCCAGAAAACTTTATTAAGGATTTAAAAAACTGCTTATCAAACGATAAATTTGCTTTAGTTCATGGTGGAGGAAAAATAGTTAATGATGTAGCTGAAAAAATGGGGAAACAACAGAAATTTATTGTTTCCCCTGAAGGTTTCAGAAGTAGATACACCGATAAAGAAACTATGGAAATTTTCATGATGGTTATGGCTGGAAGAATAAACAAGGAAATAACTTTAACTTTATTAAAAGCAGGAGTTAAAGCTGTTGGACTTTCAGGAGTTGATGGAGCTTTAATTAAAGCTGAAAGAAAAAAGAGGCTTATTCAAATCGATGAAAGAGGAAGAAAAAGAGTTATAGATGGTGGTTATACAGGGAAAATCACTGAAGTGGATGCAGTTCTTCTTAAAAGCTTAATTAATATTGGTTATACGCCTGTAATAGCTCCAATAGCTTTAAGCGAAGAATATGAAGCGCTAAATATTGATGGTGATAGAGCTGCTGCCTATATAGCTGGAGGCTTAGAAGCAGACTTGTTAATTCTATTTACTGATGTGTCTGGAGTTATGATTAATGGAAAAATTATCCAAAAGTTAACTTTAAGCGAAGCTGAAGAAACCTTAACTAAAGTCGGTCATGGAATGATAACGAAGATTTTCGCTGCTACAGAAGCCTTAAAAAAAGGCGTTAAAAAAGTTATTATAGGGTCAGGCATTATTGAAACTCCAATTTCATCAGCTTTAAAAGGTTTAGGAACAATTATAGTGAAATAA